The DNA segment TTACTGGCCTGCCCTGCTATAATCGCCAGTAGTCTGGTGAACATGAAATGCAAGTTAAAGCGGGGGTTGAATACCAAACTAAAACAATTACGTTTGCTTTAAACACACCAAACAATGTTTAAAAGGTATTCGACAGACAGTAAATGTCATATCTGTTAGTCACCCAGTGATATTTCAGGGATCCAGAGCAGATCGTCCTTTCAATATTACCGTCTTTTTTAATCCAGGTGTACAATGTATAATAATCCTGAGGGGCCAGGCTGTAGGAAGATGGAGTTAAGGATCCTCCGAACCCAGAGGAAGAGGAAGCTGGGTGTACAAAGCAAAACCTCAAAGAAGGAGCTTTTGGGAATGAGGGGAGGAGAACCAAGAGGCAAAAGATGCCATAGTATTGTATTCCAACTTGTAGCACCAATACAGTTTATTATTAAACACACTGTTCCAACTTTTTCCAAAGACTCCATTGTATGTGGAAGACCCTCATTAAGCTGGTGTTATGTAGGTGGTGTAGATATTACAAAACAGGCTGTTAAGGATTTAAACTTTATAATTTCAACAAGGCATCCACAATTCTGTCAGAATTTGAAGCATTTGAGTCAAAAGTGAATCATTTAGCACTGAATACTAGACAGTCAGATCAGAATTAAGCTAATTCGCAGCATCGAGAAAAGCACAGGCGTCCTTACCTTATCGAAGGCCCACGTGTGGATATTAGTCCACTGGTTGAGCTGCTGTGGGGCCCACAGAAACACTGCTGTTTCACAGGCGCAGGCAATACATAACATTCTGGCCTCTTTCACTACCCAGAATACTGTGCACAAGTCAGTAAGGCAGGAAGTGGACGGATTCTACAAATGCAAGCGATAAAACCATTTAGTCTTCTTAAATATTAATACATTGATGAGCCATTGCTATTAcagagcaacataagaacataagaaataggagcaggagttggccatttggcgcctcgagcctgctccgccattcaataagatcatggctgatctgatcctagtctcaactccacttccctgcccgctccccataacccctgactcaCCTATAGttcaaaatctgtctaactccaccttaaatatattcaatgacccagtctccacagctctctggggcagagaattccatagattcacaaccctgagaagcaattcctcctcatctcagttttaattgggcgaccccttattctgaaactatgccccctagttctagattcccccacgaggggaaacatcctctctgtatctaccttgtcgaaccccttcagaatcttgtatgttttcaataagatcacctctcattcttctaaactccaatgagtataggcccaacctgctcaatctttcttcataagtcaaccccattcaGTTCAGGCATCAaccgtgtgaaccttctctgaactgcctgcagttGTGAGCAAGTCTGCCTCACAACAATGATGCTCTATAGGACCGATTTTCTCATTGGGGAGCCTCTGCCACAAGCCGTGCAGATTGTGAAATCACAAGGCTCCACGCTGGCAGCGTACATTCAAAACCGTCCCCGATACCTACAGCGGAATCTTGACTAGAACACGTAGACATTTTCCCCTTTGTGGGAGCAAATGTTCACAATTCCTATTTCAAAGAAAACAATTGTTCCTCCTACTCTTGTGATGGCGGATTTCCTGGGATTTGGGGCAACCATACCCAGTTCCCAGCTTCATTCCCAGGGGCAAAGTGcagagctggtcattattctgaaccactgacccagtttTTAAAATCAGTTTTTATAACGTTGGTATCTCAGTCCCTTTGCAGAGGAAACGTTACCTTTTTAATTCTGACACTGCTCAGTATTTACTAACCTGTATCTTGGAGGTTAGCTGCAATGTCTGCTCGAACTGGCTGGTAGGAAGATCAGGAGTCAAGGCATCATCCTTCTTCTGTAAAAAATATCCCTACACAAAGTTAGTTAaaagactttgaaatcaaaaacgtAATGGACAACCTCTGTACAATTGATGGATTCTAGTCATGTGTACAAAGTCAGTGCTCTCCCCCATCTGTTTCAAAATGGACCAAAAGTAAAAACTGGCAAGTTGGTAGATAAGCACACACAGTTAATGATGTCTCCAGCTAATGCATTCAGGGTATCACTGAAAACAGGGAAGGGAGGCAAGAGAAAAGCTAGCAGAGATGGCGGATTTAACACATActgtattactgatataataactgCACTTCTGTTTAGGAGCGTTATCAGAGAAGTCCAAAAAGAACTGTCCTCTTTTCAATTCTGCACTCCTCAGTCACACACTTTTCACCAGAGGGGAGGCAAGTTACAGCAGGCTGGCTCAGCAGAGTAGGCCGCCACATAACCTATTCCCCTGTGCGAGAGCCTTTGACCTCTGCTTTACACCTCTTCCTCATCGGCGCACTCAAGATCAGGACTCGGTGGGCATTACCCTGCACCCTAACACTGTGACAACGAACCTCATCACCACAGTAACCAGCATGTGCCATGGAAAATCTTACCTCTTCAATTACATCCTCTTCAGAAAATCCCACAGCACGCTCTTCATTTAGCACCTCTGGCTGACTGAACGTAGTCTCACAATTGCCGTGGAAGTGCTGCGCAGGTCTCTCCTCCTTCTTATCGAGATGTTCCCTCGCAGACGAAACACACAGAGTGCCTTCTCTTATTGCTGGACTGGACAGATTTAAATCAGGCGGCACCACTCCTTCAGCAGGTGTCTGTAACCGTTGCCCACACTTCCCATCGATATTCCGAACATCTTTACACACAGGTGACAATGCGGCAGTTGGTGATGAATTCTGGTTTCCACGAGTGCTTTGGGAAAGTCCTGGAGAACCGGATGCAGGCGTGAAGCCAAGTGAAGGGAGCGCAGGGCTACCTGCGCCTCGGTCCTGCTGGTGGATGCTCCCTGCCTGCACAGTACAGGAAGGTGTTGACAGCAGAAAGCTGGAAGATAGTTTATGGCCAGATGTAGTTTTTGGCATTTCCTGACCGCAAGGGCAAAGGACATCATCTGCCGCTGGCTCTTCTGGGGCCCTGCTCAATTCCTCGCAGTCGGAACTTTCTGGGGGAAGAACGGGTGCATTTTAGGTCCATTACAAGGTTCAGGCTTTCACTGTTATTGAGCCTCAAAATGACTGACTAGTGTGCAATTTTGTTTATTATTCATTCACAGGGTTTGGACATTGCTGGCAAAAGGCTGTTTCCAGGACTTCAACctccaggccaacatttattgcccatccctaatattcTAGGTACCACTAAAAACATAATGCTAATAATCCACTACTGAGCTTAACCCTCCAATTttggccttttgcgcatccctgattttaatcgctccaccattggtggccgtgccttcagctgcctaggcctgaagctctggaactccctccttaaacctctccacctcgctctcctcctttaagttgctccttaaaacctacctcatctgccgTAATACTACGTGCAGCATGTGTGTGCAAATGATACTTTTGCTTGCTACCCGCCTCTCATTTGAAACAgaaccccccccgcccctcctctttcTTTCTCAGATGTTGATCAACCTGCTGTCATACATTTTAAAATTGCTTTATTACAAAATCAAAGCTGCGTATCATTCAGTAAAATCCCAGACACAggcgaaggccattcagccccttgagctattcaattagatcacagctgatctgtactgtaactccaccttcccaccttggtgccatatccctgaatacccttgcctaacaaaaatctattaagccAAGTTTTGAAAagttcaattgaccctcagcctcaacagctttttttgggATGGTGTGGCGGGGcaggggacagggagggaggggggtgagagagttccagattcccactatcctttgtgtgaagaagtgtttcctgacatcacacctgaatggtctggctctaatttgaaggttatgccCCATTGTTCTGGTTCCTCCCACCAGTGGAGATAGTTTTtcgctatctaccctatcaactcctttaatcttcTCCAGCACTTCGAttatatcaccccttaatcttctatatttgaAGGAACAAAAGCCTAGTCGATAACAACCTGTCTTCATAACCCTTTTAGTTCTGATATCATGCTGGGGAATCAGCGCTGCAGCACCTCCAACGACAATATATCCTTCCGATGGTGTGGTGCCCACAACTGAAGGCAGTTACCAGATGGGGTCGAATCAGACTAAATGTTAACTTCAAATTTACTCTCTCTCAAGTACTGGAGACTGTTTCAGTCCAACTTTAAGGAGTCTTGCGTTGTCTGCCAATATCAGAGGTGCGACCCAAGTTACCGAGAGCTGCAGACTCACCTGCACACACAGCACAGAACGTCCTAACCACTATTACAGGCCGTAGATGCATACAGTTTGTATTTAATGTGCACAAACGGTTGTACTGCGTGGGTAGTTTATACATATCTGGCCCGGTTAAACTTTCCCAACAGCATGACGATAAACCTGTACTATGTGTGCCCTACCTCTGTCTAAGTAAATTAGTTTAAGGACATCTTACTCGGCACTCCGAGACAAAGCTAAATATTGGGCTTGTAAATAACCAATGTATTTTGATTAGAACATTAAGATCTCTTCCTTTAGGAATGACTGAGCCATCTTACTTTGTGGGTGGGGCTCCTCAAGGTTTTCTGTAGCTTGTTTGATGTCCTGTGAATGTGGATTTTCACAGTGCCCTGTATTCCAATTGTCAGTCTCCACCCGAGTTTCCACAGTGCAGTCAGCCACATCGTGCTGGGACGGAAGGAGTGATTTCCTCAATGCCTCGGCTCTTAGCTTCTCTTTAAGTAGACCGTATTCCTCGTCAGGGAGGTCAAAATCGCAGACCTCCAAGCTGTAAAACAGCCTTTTGACAACAGGCTTCTTAACAGGGAGCAATGGTTCTGAGCACGTTAGTGCCCCGTCTTCAAGTCCCGCAGTGAACTTCCGGGAGCCAGCACGTGTTCTACGATAGCCGTTACCTATTGGGAATACACAAATCCCATTACAGCAGCAACCCcaaaattgacgggcaggaaaagaccagctggtccatcatgcCTGCCCCACAGCTGTATCACAGTTTATCCATAATGTACCTTTCACAGGCGCAGGAGAAATTAGGCAATCATTAAATGGGCAAAGTAAATATACAGCTTAGAGGTAAGCACTACATCCCAAGTTTATATTTAATGAcacttacatcatcatcataggcagtccctcgtatcgaggataacttgcttccacgctaaaaagggacgagttcacaggtgcttcaatgaaggacctaatatccagatcccgaactacatgttgaagggtggaagatgcctgtgtgtggatttttttaacgtgtggtgaccgttgcacaccagccaccacacgggttcgacagagctaggtcttggtccactggcaaggattaaccaagactaactggagatcagctctgctgcatggacctagtgcgcacacatatcgcagtgtgggctggcccgtgctgcctctgggccctcggctcttctgacaCTTACAGGGGTGCTCATGGAACACATGCCCATTCATGGTGCACAGTGAATGAGGGAGTCAGGATCCATTTACAATAGACTTGCTCCAGAGCAACGGGATCAATGCTTATGCCGAGATGAATTACACAACAGTGGATGTCTCCAGTCTCTAATCACTTAGAtttccctcccaatctctgtaaaaaCCAGAAACAAACTTTTCTCTTCGTTATTGCGTTGGTTCGTTAAAGAAGggcatttctgatttttattttaaaaactgtCTTATTGCTTATTTATTGAAggtaaaaccacaaaaaaaaaaatcaacctttaCTTAAGGGGCAAGTACTTGGGGAAGTAATTAAATGACAATAATGCACGGGTTTAACTCCTCAAATGACACCATGAAGCTGCTCAATTGTAGATCATTGCATTCTTTCTGATCTTACTCCCCAGccccgtacattacaacagtgacttagcTTCAAAAATTACTTCCATTGGCCGTGAagggctttggggcatcctgaggttatgaaaggcgcagtcaaaatgcaagttttttttctttccttATCCTAAATAAAAACAAATGTGCTTTACCCACCCGTAACAGTTATGTTAGCACTCAGAATTAATCAATCATGAGTCATGATCCAGTCAAATCTATTAAAATCCAACAATACTCAGTGCTCACCTTTCGAGAGCCTCACCCTCCTCCTGGGCTGAGAGACCTGCGACCGAGTGTCCTCTCTGTCTGAGTCAATCCACAATGGAAACAGCGGACTTGTACCACTCTTCCTCAATGAGATGTCTAGAAAGGGATCTTGCTGAGTCTCTGGGACCATTTCCTGGCCGTCAGCATCACCGTTTAAGCCCAAGTGATGCTCCGGCACACTCGATACAGACTCCCGTTGTGCTGATGACAGATCATTCGTGTCCTCTTTGAAAGGCCTTACTAACACATCATTGGTCTGGCTTTTGTTAGAGTTCTGTAGTGGTTCCACAATGTGTTTAAGTTTATTCTGAGATGGGTTGGAACGCTTGATATTAAAGTTGGTAATGCTTGAAAATTCATGAGCATTCGAGTTATTTACATTATTTCCACACAATTCATTAGTGTTGGGCATTGGCTGACAAATGTTACTCTCATTCTCCTCGCCCGCTTTCTCACTCCGAACATTGGAAGTGTCAGCAGGTTGAACATCATCAGGAATTCTGTGGCCGTTCAAAGTCCTCTCTGCAAGCTCTTGATCTTTAAACACCTCAGCGTCAGTGAGCTGGGATTTTATCGATCCTCTGCCTCTTTTTCTACCGTTCCCTCGGTTTGATTTAATACTCTGAGAATCAACAGCAACATTCCTGGGGTCCTGTGAATCGCGCTGTGAGGAGGCTGCGACATCATCCTCCTGACTGTTAAACAGCAGTAACGTGTTGCTGACCTCGGCCTCAGCCTTGGGGGAGCCGGTTACAGGACTGCTTTGGCTAGATGTGGACTTCCTTGACTTTCCCCTGCCGCCATTTCTGgactttcccaattggctgtaaatcactgcgTCCAGATCCACCTGTCGTTGGCAGCTGGTCATGCGGCGCGTTGTCCGCACGTAGTACTCAACAGGGAAGATAAGTCCCTCAACAAGGGTACAAGAGTTCAGCGGGTTATCTTCTGAAACTTCGCGTGCAGCAGTACCCGTCTGTGGCTGACCTGGTTCCAACGCTGCCGCCTCACTTCTAAGGCTGCTCTCGGTGTGTTCCTCGGAGCAGTTTGGCTTTGCTTGCTGCGGCCAGGTACCTTCGGTCAGCACCTCTGGGTCCCTTGAAATGAAAGCTTCATTTTCGCACACAGACACTGCTGAAGACTTGTCCCCGGGACTGCAGCATGCAGCGTCATTCACAGCTCTGCCCACGGGCGCTGTCACACAATCACCTTCCACTGCCTCTGCGCCACTCTTTAATAACGCAAAGCCTTCTTCATCTCGAGTTAAACCATCGGACGCTTTGTGCCATAAATTCCTCTTTACATCTTGACCGAGTGACTCAGAGACGTTGCTGTCCCTGCTAAAGACGGAAGATGCTGCATTCTCTTCATTAACTGCTGCATCCAGTTCTCCTATTTCTCGAGCGCAGGGCTCTCCATCACCAGCCAGAGATTCATTCACCTCACTGGCTGTTTCACACACCCCATTTCTCAGTACTTCACACAACCTCTTTTTCTTCAGTTTCAGACGACTCTGAACTCGACGGTCTGTCTGTGTGACGGGGCCCGTTTCCACAGCTGGGGATGCAGAGGGTTCTGCTGAAGGGTCTTCAGCACTTTCACATGTGCTGGTCAAAGCCACTTTTGTGATGACGTCTAGGATTTCCGGCTCAAGATTAAAGGTCACCGCTGATTTTTTCACCTTTCTTTCTTCTGCCGGGACTTGGCTTCTCTGATGTGAAAAGCTTGACTGATGTGTATCCaaacttagtgaggtctcaccttctTAAAAAGGAGATTCAAGAAACACACATTATGCCCCGAATTTCTTTACCTCAGGAGAGGAGAAAGCGAAAGAAGCAGAGACAGATACATAATCTGAATATAAAGGGGAAGTGGCCTTAAAAAGTATTTATTGATTGAAAACATTCGTGTAGCAAATGTAAATTAGCTGGGAGATGGAACAggctcaacataagaaataggagcaggagtaggccatttggccccctgctccgccatttaataagattacggctgatctgatcatggtctcagctccacttctctgcccgccccccataacccattattcccttatcactcaaaaatctgtccatctccgccttaaatatattcaatgacccagcctccacagctctctggggtagagaattccagatttacaaccctcagagaagaaatttctctcgtttcagttttaaatgggtggcccttattctgagactatgtcccctagttttagtttcccctacgagtgaaaatatcctctctgcatccaccttgtcgagccccctcattattttatgtttcgataagatcacttctcattcttctgaactccaatgtgtataggcccaacctactcaacctgtcttcataagtcaacccactcacctccggaatcaacctagtggaccttctctgaacagcctccaatgcaagtatatccttccttaaatacagagaccaaaactgtatgcagtactccaggtgtggcctcagttgtagcaggacttctccgcttttatactctatcccccttgaaataaaggccaacattccatttgccttcctgatcacctgctgtacttgcatactatttgtgtttcatacacaaggacccccaggtccctctgtattgcagcactttgcaatttttctccatttaaattataatttgcttttctattttttctgccaaagtggataacctcacattttcccacattatactccatctgtcaaatttttgcccactcacttagcttgtctttatccctttgcagattgttgttgaggccagttcgttagatacattcaaaagggaattagatgtggcccttacggctaaagggatcaaggggtatggagaaaaagcaggaatggcgcactgaagttgcatgatcagccatgatcatattgaatggtggtgcaggctcgaagggccgaatggcctactcctgcacctattttctatgttttctcacaatttgttttcccacccatctttgtatcatcaagggGCTGTATGACTTCCCCCTGTTCCTAATCAGCATGGAGGCCAGTTAAAGGCAGAGATGGCAAGCGAAGGCGCCTCATGCATACGCCAGTGCCGATTGCAGAACCACACTGGGGTCTGTGGAGGAACAGGTCAACTCCCCATTGTCACTTGCCCGGAGTGCACAGGTAGCTCAGTAACACGTGCCTTTACAGTTTCCACTCCCGATGAGAAAGCTCATCACCATGATGAGAAAAGTTCTTCACTGAGACCGCTGTGATCGAGAAGAAGTCAACTAAAAGACACAATCCATGCTAAAGTTGAAATCGTTTTTCTGAAAACCTACCAGCTGTCAGTTGGGTCATGCTCTGCTCTTCCAGCAGCTGGTTCTGATGTTCGATGGTTTTTTTAACATGATTCCGCACCCGCTCAGCTTTCTGTGCACGCTAGTGGCAGAAAATAAGAGATAAATACCACACTAGCGAACATAAATTCAGTGAGATAAGCCtcaattatgggttcaagtcctatagtcaagttctgactcagaagcaagtgtcaTATCAATCGAGCTAAGCTGATATTTAAGCGCAGTTTGGTAAAACAATCAACGTCTTCCTGTATGCACAGGGATACAGCTAGAGCTTGACCAGCTAAAACCACACAGAATAACTCAATAGAATTCCTGACCCATGTCCGAGTGTGTCACACTGTCTGAAGTGGTATatatagtatatgcaagcactctaataatgactccacgaggtaagggtatagtacttgaactgtagtgaccttagtccgtttattgcagctccttgagtttggacaccaagaggtgagctcccttttatacttggttacctgcagtgtacaggtgacccttaggtctccaccagtagcatcctctggtggtacaggtatggtgtatacagtgtgaaggtacattcagtggtctagtgttacattacatacattaacatacagaaCAGTACATACTAATCAAATATCAACACATCACAGCGGATGGATTTCTCTTCCCCATCCACCCTGACAGAAAAGCATTTCACCACCAAAATAGTAAAGATCGCAGAAAATGTTAGAAATATATAGCAggtataatctaggctgatacttcagtgcagtactgagggagtgctgtcccaTTGAAGTGCCATCTTTTCAACgggtcattaaaccgaggccccgtctgtctgtacgggtggacgtaaaaggtcccatggcactatggaAGAGGAGTAGGGGAGCTCTTCTGTGCTGGCAAACATTCCTCCCCCAGccaacatcaaaaacagattatctacttAGTCATCTCACGTTGTTTGtgcgaccttgctgtgcacaaattggctgccatgcctgCCTATaatcagtgactgcactccaaatgaCAGGAGTAGGACCAGTCAGAAGGAAGGACACACACCCGAAACATTAAGCTCTCAGCCCATGCCAATGCTGACTGAACTGCTGTGCATTTTCACCTCcgatttttatttcaggtttctatCACCACTATTATGATTATAAagtacataagaaacaggagcaggagtaggccatttggtcccttgagcccgctccgccattcaataagatcatggccgatctgatcatggattcagctccacttaaccctttactccctgattgctcaaaaatctgtctctatctccaccttaaatatattcaatgacccagcctccacagctctctggggcagagaattccatagatttacaaccctcagagaaggaattcttcctcatctcagttttaaatcggcggtcccttattctgagactatgtcccctagttttagtttcccccatgagtggaacgaTCCTCTCtatatctaccttgtcaagccccttcattggctgtaacacactttggaacatcctgaggttgtgaatgttgCTATAGAAatataaatctttctttttttataaattttttttttaacaaagaaCACTTGCTTCTCtgccaacaacttatatttatatagcacttatAATGTAATATaacgtcccaacgcgcttcacaggagtgttataaaaaaaaTTTACAcccagccacacaaggagatatattaaggcagatgaccaaaatcttggtaagaagaggtgggttttacggagtgtcttaaaggaggaaagagaggcagagaggtttagggagggaattctagagcctcAAGGTCCGGCCATCAAtgatggagcatttaaaatcggggatgttcaaatgTCAGAATAGGCGGAGCACTGAGAACGAGATTATAGGGTTTGGGCGATTACATAgataacataggaattgctagatgaaaaaagaacAAGGCCCTTCCAATTCaacatcagtgtcagctgtggctcagtgggcagcaccctagcCTGAGTCAGGAtgtcgtgggttcaagacccactccagagacttgagcaaaaaaatccaggctgacactccagtgcggtactgagggagcgatgcactgtcggaggggcagtactgagggagtgccgcactgtcggaggggcagtactgagggagtgccgcactgtcggaggggcagtactgaaggagcgccgcactgtcggaggggcagtactgagggagccccgcactgtcggaggggctgtactgagggagcgatgcactgtcggaggggcagtactgagggagtgccgcactgtcggaggggcggtactgagggagcgccgcactgtcggaggggcagtactgagggagtgccgcactgtcggaggggcagtactgaaggagcgccgcactgtcggaggggcagtactgagggagccccgcactgtcggaggggctgtactgagggagcgatgcactgtcagaggggcagtactgagggagtgccgcactgtcggaggggcagtagtgagggagtgccgcactgtcggaggggctgtactgagggagcgatgcactgtcagaggggcagtactgagggagtgccgcactgtcggaggggcagtactgagggagcgccgcactgtcggaggggcagtactgagggagcgccgcactgtcggaggggcagtactgagggagcgccgcactgtcggaggggcagtactgagggagtgccgcactgtcggaggggcagttttgagatagcgccgcactgtcggaggggcagtactgagggagcgccgcactgtcggaggggcggtactgagggagtgccgcactgtcggaggggcggtactgagggagtgccgcactgtcggaggggcggtactgagggagcgccgcactgtcggaggggcggtactgagggagcgatgcactgtcagaggggcagtactgagggagtgccgcactgtcggaggggcagtactgagggagcgccgcactgtcggaggggcagtactgagggagtgccgcactgtcggaggggcagttttgagatagcgccgcactgtcggaggggcagtactgagggagcgccgcactgtcggaggggcagcactgagggagtgctgcactgtcggaggggcacaactgagggagtgccgcactgtcggaggggcagtgctgagggagtgccgcactgtcggaggggcagcactgagggagtgccgcactgtcggaggggcagtgctgagggagtgccgcactgtcggaggggcagtgctgagggagtgccgcactgtcggaggggcagtgctgagggagcgccgcactgtcggagggtcagtgctgagggagcgccgcactgtcggaggggcagttttgagatagcgccgcactgtcggaggggccgtgttttggatgagacgttgtgTGGTACAAGGGGACATTTACCTGTAATTTATACACTGTCTTTGCATATTCTTTCTTCAGCAGGGCCAACCTTTCTTTGAGCTGTGGATGAAATAAAGAAGGAATGAACTGAGCCCGTGTGGTTTGTGGTGAGAGCGGCCAGTGTCGGCTCTGCTTTACCTGCTCCCTCGCCTGCCAGCTCAGGTGCTTTCTCGCACTGTCCTCCATCGAGAGCCGAGGAAGAGGCGGCCAGGCCACCAGCGCCTCACACCAGGCCCAGGCCAAAGCCTGAACCGCGAGGCCGCCTGAGTAAGCGGCCGGCAATCGCCCCGCCAATTCCGACCAATCAGAACCGTCGCTCACCGCCGCCCCCGGCCCCTCCCTCAGCCCATTGGAGGAACGGCGGGTGGGCGGGACCGCGCCACGCCATTGGTCAACCGACACGTCAATCATTAGAGTTCCCCCTCGTacacattttaattaattttgagatTTATATTTTTCAATCTCTGGGCCGGAGGGACGAGGAAAGGGAACACCGCGGGGCGTTTTGTTTTTGTTAAGATCTTTCTGGGTTCTGTGCCGGAAGTGCGTGCTATGTTTCCGGGTGGGAGGTCAGCAGGGGAGCGGTCGCCCCGACAACCGAGCGAGGAGGCGC comes from the Pristiophorus japonicus isolate sPriJap1 chromosome 15, sPriJap1.hap1, whole genome shotgun sequence genome and includes:
- the palb2 gene encoding partner and localizer of BRCA2 isoform X2, producing MEDSARKHLSWQAREQVKQSRHWPLSPQTTRAQFIPSLFHPQLKERLALLKKEYAKTVYKLQRAQKAERVRNHVKKTIEHQNQLLEEQSMTQLTAGETSLSLDTHQSSFSHQRSQVPAEERKVKKSAVTFNLEPEILDVITKVALTSTCESAEDPSAEPSASPAVETGPVTQTDRRVQSRLKLKKKRLCEVLRNGVCETASEVNESLAGDGEPCAREIGELDAAVNEENAASSVFSRDSNVSESLGQDVKRNLWHKASDGLTRDEEGFALLKSGAEAVEGDCVTAPVGRAVNDAACCSPGDKSSAVSVCENEAFISRDPEVLTEGTWPQQAKPNCSEEHTESSLRSEAAALEPGQPQTGTAAREVSEDNPLNSCTLVEGLIFPVEYYVRTTRRMTSCQRQVDLDAVIYSQLGKSRNGGRGKSRKSTSSQSSPVTGSPKAEAEVSNTLLLFNSQEDDVAASSQRDSQDPRNVAVDSQSIKSNRGNGRKRGRGSIKSQLTDAEVFKDQELAERTLNGHRIPDDVQPADTSNVRSEKAGEENESNICQPMPNTNELCGNNVNNSNAHEFSSITNFNIKRSNPSQNKLKHIVEPLQNSNKSQTNDVLVRPFKEDTNDLSSAQRESVSSVPEHHLGLNGDADGQEMVPETQQDPFLDISLRKSGTSPLFPLWIDSDREDTRSQVSQPRRRVRLSKGNGYRRTRAGSRKFTAGLEDGALTCSEPLLPVKKPVVKRLFYSLEVCDFDLPDEEYGLLKEKLRAEALRKSLLPSQHDVADCTVETRVETDNWNTGHCENPHSQDIKQATENLEEPHPQKSSDCEELSRAPEEPAADDVLCPCGQEMPKTTSGHKLSSSFLLSTPSCTVQAGSIHQQDRGAGSPALPSLGFTPASGSPGLSQSTRGNQNSSPTAALSPVCKDVRNIDGKCGQRLQTPAEGVVPPDLNLSSPAIREGTLCVSSAREHLDKKEERPAQHFHGNCETTFSQPEVLNEERAVGFSEEDVIEEGYFLQKKDDALTPDLPTSQFEQTLQLTSKIQNPSTSCLTDLCTVFWVVKEARMLCIACACETAVFLWAPQQLNQWTNIHTWAFDKVPIIELIPIPDAVNILCVAFGNLEIREVKVLHSTERGCLEHTLLQTGDINAVLGLPGRRLVCSCGTLQSQRIELNTLSKEGRSERCMQLVPPNEMVLAFSEVEGEVEALIGSTIMSNIVIWNLKTGQLLKRIHLSESYPGSVCQKAYSESGILFVLLSHRYVGACEGSVGGRLCVLRMVGVNPMNGKSRPVMSYTLPLGCSGSRYVDGGVKGHSIAAVVTPGILVLWDVLSGHISTMLQHEPNAHWSLFHWAEASCCLLARKNDGAVYVYKCAGARTAEI